The genomic window AATACTAAAAAATAAAAAAATATGATTTTTAATGGAAGTAACGAATAGAAGTGTCTCTGGATAACTGATTCTAGCTTTTAGATAGATTAAAAACTCCATCTGAAAGCTAGAATCTTTGTTTATTTGATAGGAATTTTAATTTATTATAAATTGTGAAATGGTTATAGTCACAAAATGCTATAAATAGTATGACTTTATAATATTCTCATAGTAGCTAAAATAATTAGAATTACTCCTGAGAGCCAAGATAAATTAAGTTTTGATTTTTCAACAAATTTTTTACCTATAAACATACCGCCATATATGGCAATCATATTCATAACTAAACATAATATTATTATTTGTATATAATTTATATTACCTAAGCTACTTCCAAACCCTACTGCTAAAGAATCTAAAGAAAGAGCAATTGCAAGATATAAAGCTTCTTTAGGGTTAAGAGTTTTGGAATGGTCAGCGTCTGCTTTAGTTTCATCGATATATATATCTATTATAAAATTTAAATC from Clostridium sp. MB40-C1 includes these protein-coding regions:
- the ytaF gene encoding sporulation membrane protein YtaF, whose protein sequence is MLESLLLVSVVCLDSFVASVAYGTNKIKIPFISANIINIISSSFLALALALGSVIKKVIPYNVTSIISFIVLFLFGIYYLAESLIKTYVKKHSNSNKKVKLKFCDLNFIIDIYIDETKADADHSKTLNPKEALYLAIALSLDSLAVGFGSSLGNINYIQIIILCLVMNMIAIYGGMFIGKKFVEKSKLNLSWLSGVILIILATMRIL